The following proteins are co-located in the Amyelois transitella isolate CPQ chromosome W, ilAmyTran1.1, whole genome shotgun sequence genome:
- the LOC132904268 gene encoding uncharacterized protein LOC132904268 — translation MARLVLQNVIFSDACRKDLRETRNLRRIARYADKALAMSDDEFKRNYRVTKALFHYLYQELKPLMQAPKRRSDISTKYKILVALSFYATGSYQRLVGCSLGTPMSQQSVSRALRDVTAALNDPTILHKYIKFPQTVPERNLLKEGFMNNFAFLE, via the exons ATGGCTCGTTTGGTGTTGCAAAATGTAATTTTCAGTGATGCCTGTAGAAAGGATTTGCGAGAAACGCGTAATTTGCGTAGGATTGCTCGGTACGCCGATAAAGCACTTGCTATGAGTGATGACGAATTTAAGCGAAATTATCGTGTCACCAAGGCATTGttccattatttatatcaagAGCTAAAACCCTTGATGCAAgctcctaaaagaagaagtgatatcagtacaaaatacaag ATACTAGTAGCACTTTCATTCTATGCAACTGGCAGCTACCAACGCCTAGTAGGATGTTCACTAGGTACTCCCATGTCGCAGCAATCAGTATCTCGGGCATTGAGGGATGTGACAGCAGCATTGAATGACCCGACAATcctgcataaatacataaaatttcctCAAACTGTTCCAGAAcgcaatttattaaaagaag gttttatgaataatttcgCATTCCTGGAGTAA